CAGGTGTATTCTTCCCTAATTCTTCTTCACGTGGAGACAGTAACATCCAGGATAGTCGGAACAATGATGTTACACTGAATGAAATGTTATAACATAGGTCGATTGGTTTTGCTAATGATCAGGATGTTCTGATTAAAGAGAGATTGGACTACATGACCAGTAGTGGAGCTGCTGTCACTAATGTTTCTAGTCCTACTCCTCCTTCTGTTGTTCCCATTGAATCAAATCCACTTTTTATTATTCCTGAAGGTATATCAAGCCTGATTTTTCCCTACAGATCAGCCATGTCTTTGTCACTCTATTGTTATACCAGTATCTTGCCTTAATTTTAATTAGGCATCCTATCCTGCTACAAATCCAGCCTTTAATTTATATACATTACAGAAACTTCACTTATCGGTGAGCTAGGGAGTGGAAGAGGTAGGAAAAAAACTGGTACGATTATGCAAAGAGAAGAACAATGTGGATCTTCTCATGATTATCATGCAGCACAGTCTTCTAGGAAAAGGTACATGAATACCGTATTGACAAAAACATCTCTTATCTAAAAAAAAACACTGTTATCTTTTCTGCTAAGAATAAGCCAAAATTTGATCTTCAAACATGTATCAGCTTTGAATCTTTAAGTCATTCATCAGTAAACTCTATTCCTTCTTCTATTACATTGGATCCTCAGCTAAGAAATATTACTGACAAGCAAAAAGAAGCATGCTTTCCAATTTCTAATCTTTGGTCTACTGTTTAATCTTCTAGGCAGCAACGCAAGAACACCTCGTCAAAAACATTGACTCGGGGTCCTCAAAACAGTACAGTTCTGCCTAATGAGATTAACCAGAGGTTTAATATTCAGAATCAGAATTCAGATAATGCTTTTCATCATATTAATGAGCCAAATTCAGAAATCAATAATGTTATCAACTACAAATCTTTGGATCACTTTTCAACAGACCATGCATCTTCTTCTACTCAAGTTGATTCTGAACCTAGATGTGTCTCTAAAGGTATAATATTGGTTCTTTAAATTGTTATCTTTGCCAATATCTTTTGCTATTTCTTTGGTTTCTTCTGATcacagaagaaaaaaaagaaaatgcactATCCACCATATCTGTAATATATCTATACCAAGATATTCTGCAATGGAGATCTTATTAAGATTTACTATTGTAGTTATCCAGCCTTGCAATGAAAATTCAGCTCTGCAACATCAAGCAAAGGCTGATGTTGCCAACAGAAGAAAAAGACATAGAAATCGTTGTAATCTTACCGCTACTGTTACTCCTCCCAGGCCAAAACGTAGCCATCTTGTTCGTAACAAAGGCCGCGTACCAGGTTGCATTTCGTTTATCAGTGACCCTAATACTGTCTAAGTCATTTTTATACTATTTTCTCCCTCTTGCAAATCTGGACTTTGTTATTCTATCAACTATATTGATCCATCTACAGGGGCAAATGGTAGTGGTGCTAGGACATATCTTTCAAGAATTGATCATATTCCTGATGCACCTTTACTCCTTCCTGATGCTCCTAACTATCAATATTGTGGGGCTAAGAGGTTTTATTTAGAACCTCCTACTTTTTGTTGTTCCAAAGGGGAAATCTCTATTGTCGCTCCTCGCATGCCTTATGCTCTCAAGCGTCTTTTCACAGGAAATGATGAAGAGAGTGAGCATTTTAGAAAATTAGCTCGTACCTATAATAACAACTTGGCTTTCACAGCTTTTGCTGCAAAATATGATTCCGAATTAACAAAGAATACGAAGGGTGTTTATACTTTTCGTGTTCAAGGCCACGTTTATCATTTTCTCAATAGCTTATCACAATCAGGTTATAGGTCTTCTGGAATTCAACTATATTTTTTTGATACTAATGAGGAACTCAAACGAAGAGTAGCTAGCTGTGACAAGTTGCGTGAGAGCACTTTAAGGTTGTTGATGGATATTCTTTCTGACAATCCTTATGCtagatttttcaaagatcttaGAGATGTGCCAAATATTAACAACTTCAACATTGCTCTTAGCTGCTACCCAACTCTAGACCATCGTGTATATAATCTTCCTTCTACTTCTCAAGTTGCTGCAATATGGACTGAAAGTGATGACGAGTCTCTTGATAAACAAGCACATATTCTGGTCTATAGTCACTCAAATACAAGTCATAGGATTCAACACTACTACGGTTGTTATGACCCTTTACAATATTCTTTATTATTTCCTCGGGGTGAATCTGGATGGCACCATGGAATTAAACGAGTCTATAAGAGAAAAAGAGGTAATGCTTTATGTGAGGATGAAATTAATATTGATCCATTTTCTGTTGAACACTCCTCTGATTTGATTGATCTTGAAAGAAGAGGCAAGTGCACATGCTGTCTTCTCAAATTTCtgaatattatttgaaataaatacATTTCTTCATTCATATattgtttctttcctttttatagcTGCTGACCGTGGCAAGAAAGAGGAATATACTGTCTCGACTAGAGAATATTATTGTTATAGATTTCAAATTAGAGATAATGATGAATCCATGTTGTTGCATACACTTAGATTATTACAACAATTTTCTGTTGATGGGTATGTAAAGATTGAAACTTCTAGGTTGGATTTTCAACAAAAAAGACAGAATGATATTCGGACTGAAATTCTTGAGGGAGTGATGGATAGTCTTTCAGTAGGCCAGACTGAAGGTTCAAAGATTGGTCGTAAAGTGATATTACCAGCTTCATTCATAGGCGGACCACGAGATATGAGGCGTCGATATCTTGATGCCATGGCCTTGGTTCAAAAGTATGGAAAACCTGATATTTTTCTTACGATGACATGCAATCCGATGTGGAAAGAAATTCAAGACAACCTGCAATTTACAGAAAAACCTCAAGATAGACCAAATCTTTTATCTAGAGTTTTCAGAGCAAAATTTGAAATGCTTAAATCTAAACTTTTAGATAAGAAAATCTTTAGAGAGGTAGCTGCATGTGTTTATGTTATTGAATTCCAAAAAAGAGGATTTCCTCATGctcatttattattaattttgaaaCCACAGTTCAAGTTGTTGAATCCTCAATCTTATGATAGGATAGTATCTGCCGAGCACCCTAATCCTCATCAATATCCTCATCTATACTCTCTTGTTCTTAAACACATGATTCATGGTCCATGCGGAGTTATGGATCAAACTAGCCCATGTATGAGGAATGGTTCATGCAAGAATCATTATCCAAAAAATTTCTGCGAACAAACGGTCCATGCTGAAGACAATTATCCATGTTATAGGAGAAGAGATGATGGTAAAAAGATAAAGGTGCGTAGATATCAGCTTGACAATAGATGGGTTATTCCATATTGTCCTTATCTATTGGCCCTTTTTGATTGCCACATGAATGTAGAAGTTTGTTCTACTTTGAAGCTGGTgaaatatttatacaaatatatCTTCAAAGGACATGATCTTGTTAGTTTTAAGATTGTTACTGGAGGAAGCTCTGATGATGTCGATGAAATAAAAGAGTTCCAGCAGGGAAGATGGATTTCACCCCCTGAAGCATTTTGGCGAATCTTTGAATTCTGATTAAATGAGATGACCCCAGCAGTTTATTCTCTTCAAGTTCATCTTCCTGGTCAGCAGCTTATCAGTTTCAACAAAAATTCAAATCTTTTGGAATTGATGAGAAAGATTGATTTTTCAAAGACCATGCTAATCGAGTTCTTTGAAATGAACAAAGCAAACTCAAAAGCTGAAAATTTGAAATGCTTTCATAGAGACTTTCCTGAGCATTTTGTTTGGTCCactaaatttaaaatttggacTGAGAGAAAATGTAAAAAGGTTATTGGAAGACTGGTAACAATTAGTCCTAAGAAAGGAGAAAGGTATTATCTTAGACTGTTGCTAAATCATGTGCGAGCACCTACGTCATTTGATGACCTTTTAACTGTTAAtggtcaaaaaatgaattgcttTAGGGAAGCTGCTTTGAACCTTGGTCTATTACAGTCTGATACATATATAGAAGATACGCTTGAGGAAGCAGCAATTTTTCAAATGCCATTATCATTGAGACTATTATTTGCTACTGTTCTTGTTCATTGTTCACCCACTGATCCAAAATTACTCTGGGATGAATTTGAACAACAGCTATGTAGTGATTATCAAAGATCACAAGAACTTTATCACTATTTTTCTGCTGAAATCAGAAGTAAAGTTTTGAAAGATATTAGCAGATTGCTTGAATAGATGGGTAAAAATATTGATGATTACCATTTAGTTCCAGATAGTTTTAGAAGTGCATATCATGAACAGTTAACAAAGGAAATTGACAGTGAAAGGAATATTGAAGTATTACCAGAAGATCTGTTTTTGCCTTTTAAATTGAATGCTCAGCAACGGCATGCTTACGATTTAATTCTGCATGCAATTTCTTCTTCTGTTGGCCAAAGTTTCTTTATCGATGGTCCGGGTGGAACTGGTAAAACCTTTCTCTATAGGTCACTTTTAGCTACTTTAAGATCTCAAGGACATGTTGCTATTGCAGTCGCAACATCCGGTGTTGCAGCATCTGTTCTTCCAGGTGGAAGAACAGCCCATTCTAGATTTAAAATACCGCTGGATTTGTCAACaaataaaacttgctagctcaGTAAGCAAGGTAGTGTTGCAAGACTACTTTTTGAATCAAAACTGATATTGTGGGATGAAGCATCAATGGCCAAAAAAGAAACTATTGAAGCCTTTGATCATTGCTTAAAGACATAATAGAATCTGAGCTACCATTTGGAGGAAAGGTGATAGTTTTTGGAGGAGTTTTCGACAAACTTTACCTGTGATTGAGCGAGCTTCAAAACAAACTCTCATAGAAGCTAGCCTTCCTAATTCACCTCTATGGAATAAATTTCATATGTTGAAACTAACAGAAAATATGCGGGCCATTTTGGACCCAGTATTCTCAGAGTTTCTTTTAAGGGTGGGTGAAGGAAGAGAGCCTGTTGATGCACAGGGCCAAATAACCTTACCGAATGACATGGTCATTCCATATTATGAAAAGGAAGAATCTCTAAACAGGTTATAAAATTGTTATTCAGCTATGCTTTTTTTTACTACTTCTTGTCTTTCTAAATTTGCCCTTTATATGTATCTTGATTTACTTTTCTTATATCCAGGTTGATAAAATCTGTATTTCCAGATTTATTGGCTTATTCAAATGATCCTTATACTATGATCAATAGGTGCATTCTTACTCCAAAAAACAGTTCAGTTGATGAGCTAAATGATATCATGATTTTCCCGGAAATCTTCATGTTTATATTAGCTCTAATAAAACTGTTGATCAGCGTCATCAAGGAGATTATGAAGATTTTCTCAATTCACAAAATCCAAAAGGTCTTCCTCCTCACAAGTTGTTACTTAAAGAAAATTGTCCCCTCATTCTTTTGAGAAATCTGAACCCTGTAGAAGGATTATGTAACGGTACACGTCTCATCAGTAGAGAGCTCAGATAGCATACAATCTGTGCTGAAATAGCTTTTGGCCAGCACCAAGGGAAAAGAATCTTTTTGCCTAAAATTCCTCTTCAAACATCTGATAGTGAAAAGAACGGCCTCCCATTTATAAGAACACAATTTCCTGTTCGGCTTTGCTTTGCCTTAACAATTAACAAATCTCAAGGACAAACTCTTGATTATGTGGGGATTTACCTTCGTGAGCCGGTTTTCTCTCATGGACAGTTGTACGTAGCCTTATCTAGAGCTAAAACATCAGCTGCAGTTAAAATTCTCATTGTGCCTGGAACTTTTGGAGACATTAAAGTTGATTGCAAGACTAGAAATGTTGTATTCCAAGAAATATTTCAGCTAACTCAGCACTGATGTTATTACGGTTTAGGTATATCATACAGAT
This portion of the Coffea eugenioides isolate CCC68of unplaced genomic scaffold, Ceug_1.0 ScVebR1_1697;HRSCAF=2593, whole genome shotgun sequence genome encodes:
- the LOC113755757 gene encoding uncharacterized protein LOC113755757, with product SIGFANDQDVLIKERLDYMTSSGAAVTNVSSPTPPSVVPIESNPLFIIPEETSLIGELGSGRGRKKTGTIMQREEQCGSSHDYHAAQSSRKRQQRKNTSSKTLTRGPQNSTVLPNEINQRFNIQNQNSDNAFHHINEPNSEINNVINYKSLDHFSTDHASSSTQVDSEPRCVSKVIQPCNENSALQHQAKADVANRRKRHRNRCNLTATVTPPRPKRSHLVRNKGRVPGANGSGARTYLSRIDHIPDAPLLLPDAPNYQYCGAKRFYLEPPTFCCSKGEISIVAPRMPYALKRLFTGNDEESEHFRKLARTYNNNLAFTAFAAKYDSELTKNTKGVYTFRVQGHVYHFLNSLSQSGYRSSGIQLYFFDTNEELKRRVASCDKLRESTLRLLMDILSDNPYARFFKDLRDVPNINNFNIALSCYPTLDHRVYNLPSTSQVAAIWTESDDESLDKQAHILVYSHSNTSHRIQHYYGCYDPLQYSLLFPRGESGWHHGIKRVYKRKRGNALCEDEINIDPFSVEHSSDLIDLERRAADRGKKEEYTVSTREYYCYRFQIRDNDESMLLHTLRLLQQFSVDGYVKIETSRLDFQQKRQNDIRTEILEGVMDSLSVGQTEGSKIGRKVILPASFIGGPRDMRRRYLDAMALVQKYGKPDIFLTMTCNPMWKEIQDNLQFTEKPQDRPNLLSRVFRAKFEMLKSKLLDKKIFREVAACVYVIEFQKRGFPHAHLLLILKPQFKLLNPQSYDRIVSAEHPNPHQYPHLYSLVLKHMIHGPCGVMDQTSPCMRNGSCKNHYPKNFCEQTVHAEDNYPCYRRRDDGKKIKVRRYQLDNRWVIPYCPYLLALFDCHMNVEVCSTLKLVKYLYKYIFKGHDLVSFKIVTGGSSDDVDEIKEFQQGRWISPPEAFWRIFEF